Proteins found in one Xenopus laevis strain J_2021 chromosome 1L, Xenopus_laevis_v10.1, whole genome shotgun sequence genomic segment:
- the timm13.L gene encoding mitochondrial import inner membrane translocase subunit Tim13-A: MEGFGSDFSVGGSSAGKVDTGAIMEQVKVQIAVANAQELLQRMTDKCFRKCIGKPGGSLDNSEQKCIAMCMDRYMDAWNTVSRAYNSRLQRERAKM; the protein is encoded by the exons ATGGAAGGGTTCGGGTCTGACTTCTCTGTTGGGGGATCAAGCGCTGGGAAGGTTGATACCGGGGCAATAATGGAACAAGTTAAGGTGCAGATTGCAGTTGCTAACGCTCAGGAACTTCTGCAG AGGATGACTGATAAATGTTTCCGAAAATGTATTGGAAAGCCAGGCGGATCTCTCGACAATTCTGAGCAG AAATGTATTGCAATGTGCATGGACAGATATATGGATGCCTGGAATACGGTTTCCCGGGCATACAACTCCAGACTACAGCGAGAGCGTGCCAAGATGTGA